A single window of Salminus brasiliensis chromosome 18, fSalBra1.hap2, whole genome shotgun sequence DNA harbors:
- the LOC140539761 gene encoding 5-hydroxytryptamine receptor 3B-like: protein MSSVILLWILLSVICQADSVPEKPKRSALNQLTRMLLRRYDCGVRPVLNWTSPTVVYIDLIIQSVLDVDGQMQKVTTSIWYRQIWKDEFLVWDPEEFDGITEISLSSDAIWVPDVIISEFVDEGKSPIIPYVYVNSSGTVKNYKPIQVVSACDLEIYAFPFDKQNCTLTFRSWLHSVSEVDLALWRTAEEIATDTREFMNDGEWELLSVPSHYWKMNLGDRDYAHIQFNVLIRRRPLLYVVSVLIPSIFLMVVDVISFYLPPNSGTRITFKTSILLGYTVFRVNMMDEIPATAIKTPLIGVFFAVCMALLVLSLAKSIFVVKLLHHSEKEVKEMSISACLLDKYGSTDQTFSESLFTSVRTLDDVDQSGGYEFDLSPEADLLSLTEAQDGTPHLEKVLQEVISLKLYLQEEENEGTAQADWLALCYKVDKFLFRIYLLILLIYSSTLLLLWSSWSSG, encoded by the exons ATGTCTTCTGTCATCTTGTTGTGGATACTTCTGTCAG TAATTTGTCAGGCTGATTCTGTACCAGAGAAGCCAAAGAGATCAGCCTTAAACCAGCTGACTCGCATGCTGCTCCGCAGATATGACTGCGGGGTCCGGCCCGTTCTTAACTGGACCAGTCCTACTGTGGTCTACATCGACCTCATCATCCAGTCCGTACTGGACGTG GATGGACAGATGCAGAAGGTGACCACGAGTATTTGGTATCGCCAG ATTTGGAAAGACGAGTTTCTTGTGTGGGATCCTGAGGAATTTGATGGAATTACAGAAATATCACTTTCCTCCGACGCCATCTGGGTGCCTGATGTCATCATCAGTGAATT CGTAGATGAGGGTAAGTCTCCCATCATCCCATATGTTTATGTCAACTCCTCTGGGACAGTAAAGAACTACAAACCCATCCAGGTGGTCTCTGCTTGCGACTTGGAGATTTACGCCTTTCCCTTTGATAAGCAGAACTGCACTCTGACCTTTCGCAGCTGGCTTCACTCAG TAAGCGAGGTGGACCTGGCTCTGTGGAGGACTGCTGAGGAAATTGCCACTGACACCAGAGAGTTCATGAATGATGGTGAATGGGAGCTGCTTTCTGTGCCATCTCATTACTGGAAGATGAATTTGGGTGACAGGGACTACGCCCACATTCAGTTCAAC GTATTGATCCGCCGTCGCCCCCTGCTGTATGTGGTGAGTGTACTCATCCCCAGCATCTTTCTCATGGTGGTGGATGTCATCAGCTTCTACTTGCCACCAAACAGCGGTACCCGCATCACCTTCAAAACCAGCATTCTGCTGGGCTACACAGTGTTCAGGGTTAATATGATGGATGAGATCCCCGCTACAGCCATCAAGACTCCTCTAATTG GGGTTTTCTTTGCTGTTTGCATGGCGCTCCTGGTGCTCAGTCTGGCCAAGTCTATTTTTGTAGTGAAGCTTCTGCATCACAGCGAGAAAGAGGTTAAGGAGATGTCGATCTCTGCCTGCTTATTGGACAAGTACGGTTCAACTGACCAAACCTTCAGCGAGAGTCTGTTCACCTCAGTCAGGACCCTCGATGATGTGGATCAGTCAGGAG GTTATGAGTTTGACCTGTCCCCTGAGGCAGACCTACTCTCTCTGACTGAAGCTCAGGATGGCACACCCCATCTGGAGAAAGTCCTTCAGGAGGTGATCTCCCTCAAGCTGTATCTACAGGAGGAGGAGAACGAGGGCACAGCTCAGGCAGACTGGCTGGCGCTCTGTTACAAAGTAGACAAGTTCCTGTTCCGCATTTATCTGCTCATTCTGCTGATTTACTCCAGTACCCTCCTgctgctgtggagcagctgGAGCTCAGGCTGA